Proteins co-encoded in one Phycisphaerae bacterium genomic window:
- a CDS encoding LysM domain-containing protein: protein MKQIIVLVVIAIVGLGAGATGGIMITNAKSKAVIADMQAKMQQSETASQEKMRNYERIVISLNNQLQQANVEIEKLKTPAPAAEETIIATAENENTAAAPAESSIPGTTTLYTIKSGDSLWSIAQKQLGNGDRFKEILKLNPKISAKSNLTIGTQLKIPAK, encoded by the coding sequence ATGAAACAAATAATCGTACTGGTCGTTATCGCAATAGTCGGACTCGGAGCCGGAGCTACAGGCGGTATAATGATAACAAACGCAAAGAGCAAAGCAGTAATCGCAGATATGCAGGCAAAGATGCAGCAGTCAGAAACAGCGTCACAGGAAAAAATGCGTAATTACGAACGCATTGTAATTAGTTTAAATAACCAGCTCCAACAGGCCAATGTTGAGATTGAAAAACTTAAAACCCCTGCCCCGGCCGCGGAGGAAACAATAATCGCCACAGCAGAGAATGAAAATACAGCCGCTGCACCGGCCGAGAGTTCCATCCCGGGGACTACAACACTATACACCATAAAAAGCGGCGACAGTCTTTGGAGCATCGCCCAAAAGCAGCTCGGTAACGGCGACCGCTTCAAAGAAATACTCAAACTGAATCCCAAGATTTCAGCCAAGAGCAATCTTACTATTGGTACCCAGTTGAAGATTCCCGCCAAATAA
- a CDS encoding VOC family protein gives MIKAMAHICVSTKDLDKTEEFYCSCLGLTKKFSFIRDGKVFGFYLQINKNNFIEIFHADSVSSDKDPVIKHFCLEVDDIDKAIEKIRSCGVTISDKKTGSDNSWQAWLTDPNGINIELHQYTDKSSQLTGNDCIVKEKW, from the coding sequence ATGATAAAAGCAATGGCACATATCTGCGTCTCGACAAAGGACCTGGACAAGACAGAAGAGTTTTACTGTTCCTGTCTTGGACTGACAAAGAAATTCAGCTTTATTCGAGACGGTAAAGTCTTCGGTTTCTATCTCCAAATCAATAAGAATAATTTTATCGAAATTTTCCATGCCGACTCTGTTTCTTCCGACAAAGACCCCGTAATCAAACATTTTTGCCTCGAAGTAGATGATATCGACAAGGCAATCGAGAAAATAAGAAGTTGCGGCGTTACCATTTCTGACAAAAAAACCGGCAGCGATAATTCATGGCAGGCCTGGCTTACCGACCCCAACGGCATTAATATAGAACTCCATCAATACACAGATAAAAGCAGCCAGCTAACCGGAAACGATTGTATCGTAAAAGAAAAATGGTAG
- a CDS encoding tetratricopeptide repeat protein produces the protein MNKKFVFKFAVIVFLLSLQAFVHAGEPAVSLITSRDKIYNFIDSGKFSEAATVTEKLIADNSNEPSLPKTISNVADYHAKRYDYVRARGLYNRLIQLYPQDKCAEEAELKMIKLDILAMKDAGKEEMANDAIEQLIANNSGKPYFAGAIYDIAREYSRSRQFDKSKDLYQRMIKLCPQDKFANKAKTELMKDEIYTKFEDGNYYNISDLLQNTANSDSDSMAEVLYTAAKKYTEKSEYEKSKVLCSQIIQTYPDNKYSRRAEFWLTKNNILEKICISDLVPADDLTDKLITEYSQDAETPEVLYDAAEYYVKCRNYERAKKLYSRLASLYPENSYSFNAYKEVSAIDIRAKINAGEYESAYKELEQFIDKYGKDSTTARILYSLDNYCWEKCLGSNNYNQVIPILELICDKLGECNHYDTSVNPKLICDTAKICGKIAEGKLEQAQNDTAKLKLNYTNKDNLPLAFYFITKEFFKRGYAEHAEVMCGEIIKLGANRYVIYCDLIKYSLNVRSCLEKNDLAGAKQVFNQFKTKYSNSPFAEKGLIDLVAEFYDKGLRCEGENGDAYFKEAIKLCQAEKLTESVDPAGKIRIYKMLGDSFLRTGEYVKSADYFQRILELYPDSGYAWNTQFMTAQVYENMRRAKIISGNEADGKIRIAYQRLLERYPNCKAAPIARKWLENHN, from the coding sequence ATGAATAAGAAATTTGTCTTTAAATTCGCAGTTATTGTTTTTTTGTTGTCTTTGCAGGCTTTCGTACACGCCGGGGAACCAGCGGTATCCTTAATAACGAGCAGAGATAAAATCTATAATTTTATCGATTCCGGTAAATTCTCCGAAGCTGCGACAGTGACGGAGAAGCTTATCGCAGACAACTCAAACGAGCCGTCTTTGCCAAAAACAATCTCCAATGTCGCAGATTACCATGCCAAACGATACGACTATGTCAGAGCCAGGGGATTGTATAATCGGCTGATTCAATTATATCCGCAGGACAAATGCGCAGAAGAAGCCGAGCTTAAAATGATAAAGCTCGACATTTTGGCAATGAAAGACGCCGGCAAGGAGGAAATGGCGAATGATGCTATAGAACAGTTGATAGCAAATAATTCAGGGAAACCTTATTTCGCCGGGGCCATTTATGATATTGCCCGTGAATACAGCAGGAGTCGTCAGTTCGATAAATCAAAAGATTTATACCAGAGAATGATTAAGCTCTGCCCGCAGGACAAGTTCGCAAATAAAGCAAAGACCGAACTGATGAAAGACGAGATTTACACAAAATTCGAAGATGGGAATTATTACAACATCAGTGATTTGCTACAAAATACAGCAAATTCGGACAGCGATAGTATGGCGGAAGTGCTTTATACGGCGGCCAAGAAATATACAGAAAAGTCCGAATATGAAAAATCCAAAGTTTTATGCAGCCAAATTATTCAAACCTATCCTGATAATAAATACAGCCGAAGAGCGGAATTCTGGCTTACGAAAAACAATATTTTGGAAAAGATTTGCATCAGCGATTTAGTTCCAGCAGATGACCTGACAGATAAACTCATAACAGAATATTCGCAGGATGCAGAAACACCTGAGGTTTTATATGATGCCGCAGAATATTATGTTAAATGCCGTAATTATGAACGTGCAAAGAAATTATATTCACGCCTGGCATCTCTTTATCCCGAGAACTCATATTCGTTTAACGCCTATAAGGAAGTTTCGGCAATCGATATCAGAGCGAAAATAAATGCGGGAGAATACGAGTCGGCCTACAAGGAACTCGAACAATTCATAGATAAGTACGGGAAGGATTCAACTACAGCCAGAATATTATACTCTCTTGATAATTACTGCTGGGAAAAATGTTTGGGCAGCAACAACTACAACCAAGTAATTCCAATTTTAGAGCTGATTTGCGATAAGCTTGGCGAATGCAATCACTACGATACAAGCGTAAATCCAAAGCTGATTTGTGACACTGCAAAAATATGCGGAAAGATTGCGGAAGGTAAATTAGAACAAGCTCAAAACGATACAGCAAAACTCAAATTGAACTACACCAACAAAGATAATCTTCCTTTGGCATTTTACTTTATCACCAAAGAATTTTTTAAACGGGGATATGCAGAGCATGCCGAGGTAATGTGCGGAGAAATCATAAAACTTGGCGCAAATAGATATGTTATATATTGCGACCTAATAAAATACAGTTTAAACGTCAGGTCGTGTCTGGAGAAAAATGATTTGGCCGGCGCAAAACAGGTATTTAATCAATTCAAAACAAAGTACTCAAATTCGCCATTCGCGGAAAAAGGTCTTATCGACTTAGTCGCTGAGTTTTACGATAAAGGGTTGCGATGTGAAGGAGAAAACGGAGATGCTTATTTTAAGGAAGCAATAAAATTGTGCCAGGCAGAAAAGCTGACCGAATCTGTCGATCCGGCCGGGAAGATTCGAATTTATAAAATGCTCGGTGACAGTTTCCTGAGAACAGGCGAATATGTTAAATCGGCGGACTACTTTCAAAGGATTTTGGAATTGTATCCTGACAGCGGTTATGCCTGGAATACACAATTTATGACAGCCCAGGTTTATGAAAATATGCGCCGGGCAAAAATTATATCCGGAAATGAGGCTGACGGCAAAATCAGAATTGCCTATCAGCGGCTGCTCGAACGGTATCCAAATTGCAAGGCTGCGCCAATAGCCCGGAAATGGCTGGAAAATCATAATTAA